A section of the Oryza sativa Japonica Group chromosome 1, ASM3414082v1 genome encodes:
- the LOC4325124 gene encoding uncharacterized protein, translating to MEVEVVEGTTMVGWVVSGVAFWWTAFLLARGAFPKRSYDFCNRAVSAAHAAAAVSLACLSVADWSRPLSPLAAASSPPQMKALAVTLSYMVYDAACCYLNDDVRVDNTVHHLVSIVGIAAGLAYRRCGTEMVASLFVTEISSPLLHLREILKEFGIKDTDLNLLVDILFAVIFSVARMGFGPYLTYVTVTADNPILIKAMATGLQLVSAYWFLRILRMVRHKLGKKRPAPKVAGD from the exons atggaggtggaggtggtggaggggacGACGATGGTGGGGTGGGTGGTGTCCGGGGTGGCGTTCTGGTGGACGGCGTTCCTGCTGGCGCGCGGCGCCTTCCCCAAGCGCTCCTACGACTTCTGCAaccgcgccgtctccgccgcccacgccgccgccgccgtctccctcgcctgcctctccgtcgccgactggtcccgccccctctcccccctcgccgccgcctcctcccctccccag ATGAAGGCGCTGGCGGTGACGCTGTCGTACATGGTGTACGACGCGGCGTGCTGCTACCTCAACGACGACGTCAGGGTGGACAACACCGTGCACCACCTCGTCAGCATCGTCGgcatcgccgccggcctcgcctaCCGGAGG TGCGGGACGGAGATGGTGGCCAGCCTGTTCGTCACGGAGATCTCCAGCCCGCTGCTGCATCTCCGCGAGATTCTCAAGGAGTTCGGCATCAAGGACACCGACCTCAACCTCCTCGTCGAT ATTTTATTCGCCGTGATATTCTCGGTGGCACGAATGGGTTTTGGGCCATACCTCACGTACGTCACCGTTACGGCAGACAACCCCATCCTCATTAAG GCGATGGCGACAGGCTTGCAGCTGGTGAGTGCCTACTGGTTCCTGAGGATCCTAAGGATGGTCAGGCACAAGCTGGGGAAGAAAAGACCAGCGCCGAAAGTTGCCGGCGATTGA